One part of the Moraxella sp. FZFQ2102 genome encodes these proteins:
- the hisIE gene encoding bifunctional phosphoribosyl-AMP cyclohydrolase/phosphoribosyl-ATP diphosphatase HisIE produces MSTANWLDVIKFNTDGLVPTIAQDRATGQVLMMAWQNRESLELTRKTGMAVYFSRSRGKLWHKGETSGHTQIVHDIYTDCDGDTVILSVTQLGGIACHTGRKSCFYQKLDADGNWQIISDVIKDPNEIYGQADDKHAHADQSSAQVATQAAQTAAQAALNSHDVLGALDTILNDRKTADKDSSYVASLYHKGLNKILEKVGEESVESILAAKELQLAQATGENIDAMRTDFVYEVADTWFHQMVALSALGLDSQAVITELARRFGVSGIDEKNSRNQSA; encoded by the coding sequence ATGAGTACAGCAAATTGGCTGGATGTGATCAAATTTAACACTGACGGCCTAGTGCCGACCATCGCCCAAGACCGTGCCACAGGACAGGTGCTGATGATGGCTTGGCAAAACCGCGAATCGCTGGAGCTGACGCGCAAGACAGGCATGGCGGTGTATTTTTCGCGTTCACGCGGTAAGCTGTGGCACAAAGGCGAGACATCAGGTCACACCCAGATCGTCCACGATATCTACACCGACTGCGATGGCGACACAGTGATTTTATCGGTCACGCAATTGGGCGGTATCGCCTGCCACACAGGGCGCAAATCCTGCTTTTATCAAAAGCTTGACGCCGATGGTAATTGGCAAATCATCAGTGATGTCATCAAAGACCCTAATGAGATCTATGGCCAAGCAGATGACAAACACGCACACGCTGACCAAAGTTCTGCCCAAGTCGCCACTCAAGCCGCCCAAACTGCTGCACAAGCCGCACTAAACAGCCACGATGTCTTGGGCGCGCTTGATACCATCTTGAACGATCGCAAAACCGCCGACAAAGACAGCTCTTATGTGGCAAGTCTTTATCATAAAGGCTTAAATAAAATCCTAGAAAAAGTCGGCGAAGAATCGGTAGAAAGCATCTTAGCTGCCAAAGAATTGCAATTGGCACAAGCCACAGGCGAGAATATCGATGCGATGCGCACAGATTTTGTCTATGAAGTGGCGGATACTTGGTTTCATCAGATGGTGGCACTGTCGGCATTGGGGCTTGATTCGCAAGCGGTGATCACTGAGCTTGCGCGTCGCTTCGGCGTCTCTGGCATCGATGAGAAAAACAGCCGCAACCAAAGCGCATAA
- the tatA gene encoding Sec-independent protein translocase subunit TatA yields MGSFSLTHWLILLVVVVVIFGTSKLKNAGKDLGSAVKGFKDAVKEDDTKAISQNEKTIIAEEVKVEKTDDKA; encoded by the coding sequence ATGGGTTCATTTTCTTTAACACACTGGTTGATTTTGTTGGTTGTGGTTGTGGTGATTTTTGGCACCAGTAAACTAAAAAACGCGGGCAAGGATTTGGGCTCAGCGGTCAAGGGCTTTAAAGACGCGGTCAAAGAAGACGACACCAAAGCCATCAGCCAAAACGAAAAAACCATCATCGCCGAAGAAGTCAAAGTCGAAAAAACCGACGACAAAGCCTAA